In the Drosophila willistoni isolate 14030-0811.24 chromosome 3R, UCI_dwil_1.1, whole genome shotgun sequence genome, aaaaaaagatTCACTTAAATGAGCATTTTGTGCCTgccaaaaaatatgaataaaatcaaatttgaaGCTAATTTCAACAGTCTGCACCGGAAATACCCGTATTGGTATTCTCTCCATGTATAATAGTGTCCATTTCGATTTGTGTTAAGTCAGCACTAAgtaatttttcaatatttataaacTTGGCATTTGGTTCATGGACAGATGCAGCATCCATGGTATCCTGATCACGATGGCTGGGCAAAACCGAACTGCTGCGCTTAAAACGTTctgaaaaaatacaaaacaaaattagccaaaatatttaaacaatctAAACAAGTTCTTACCCGTGCGCGCTCTATGAGCTTCTTGATCGATAATTATCTCATTGGTCACGTAGACTTCACGGCGTATTTGATCACGAAGTTCCACACTCATATCGGGAATACACCAGCGTACAAATATCATAACCAAGGCGACAAAAttctgaaagaaaaaacaaaaacggaaTACATTTCTTTATCAataattttggtttatttCGTCACCCAACTAACTCGAGAAACCCCACAAATGCAATGTTTCTTTTAATCTCAAAAAACTACTAAAAAGAGAGCCAactgcaaaacaaaatttttcttctaattaaatgtttttttttctattggtAAAGCCAATTGGATTTTCAATTCAGCTTAGACAAGCGTTAGCCTCAACCTTAATATGCTGAGGGGAATTGAGAACAGAAACCCCATAGCAGATGCTCCACATAAATATGTTGGATTTTCTTTTCTCCCCCATAGCATAGAAAATGGGCGAAACAAGGGAAAATGGCAATAAGAAAATAACTGAAACTAGATTCGTTTGACAGTAGAACATTTTAAGTTAGTTGCAGCAAAGACTTCGAAAAGAACAGACGCGGCTAGCAGAATCATTTAGGAACAGTTTCAAAAGACAAAAGGactaaataataaaacaaatctatTCATAATGAAATACTTTGCCTGCTTAAATCTACGCTCGATGGGCCTGAGCATAGCCTGTCTGGATATTGTCATAGCCCTCAGTATTTTAGGTATTTGCAGCTATCATTTGTACCTGGATTTTTTGGATCTTTCGCAATGGCAACAGAATGATGTTCAGATCATGAGTCCTTTTGGCACATTTATAGCCACATTGGGTAAATCTTAAGGTTAATAAACTTTGACTAAGAAATAATCACATCTCTTTGCAGTGGATTATGTTTTGGTACATGAATTTTCGCAAGCTTTCTATATGATTGTGACATTAACAATATGGATAAAGGCGTTAATAAATCTGGTGGTGGCCTCCATTATGATTGATGGCATTAAGAAGGTAATTGTCAGATTCATATGTAATATTGTGTATTAAATCCAAATTTTATAGCAACGTCTTATATGCATTGCCCCCTGGTTGATAAATTCCTGCATATCCATGCTGATCGAGATAGCTATATTTGTGAGTTTGGAAATTAAAATCGATGATTTAGATGCCTCTGTGGATCGACGAATAGCGAGAAGTGTGATATTTGGAGTATTTTTGGGTAAGCAACtaatttccatttattttaaCAGTTATTATCGAATATTTGTTCTTTAAATAGTGCTCAATGCTCTTTTTGCCTATGGCATTTATGCCTTATATCGTCTAATGAAATCTTCAACAAATGAGAATCGTGCCCTACAGGAGAGCATTGTGGAAACTTCGGGTATGTTTCAGCATGTCAAGGTCTGAGAACAATCTATGACTCAAActatataaaatttgataaatgaACAGAAAGCAAACTTATATAAGTGTGGATGAAAAGGTATTCTTCAAATTGAATTGTACAAGCATTTATATTCAACCAGCAAATAAAGGCAATTTTCCGAAATAATCTTTAAAACTTACTTcgaaaacaacaacgaaaccCAAACGGCAAGCCAAAATTATATAGAACATGTTGCTTAAAGTGTATTTATCAGGTGATGAGGGCGGCAACCGAAAGTCGGTGTAgctgaataaaaaaaaaacgacaattataaatttaaacaattctTGCATAATAATATATTATCCTTTCATACCTGCACGTCGTTATGTTGGCGCCATCGCCGGCCAAACTTCTTAAAGTTGGTGAGTCTGAGATTTTAAATTCCGATAAGGTAAAATCCAAATAACCATTCAGTGTACCATCTTTTGAGACATAATTTCGATAGACTAATCGTGGAATCATATCCGAGGTAAAGGCTATGATAAAACCCTAGagtaaacatatatataaatacttgATTACTGTTCGCTATTGAATGAAACTTACATTTGTGATAACACTTAGTTTGCCAATGCAATCCAAAATTCGATACCAGACACCAATGTCTCTAACACGCTGTGACACGGGACGTTTGTGATGTGTCAGCAGCTTCTTGGCATCCAGACGCATTTCCAATATATTATTCAATAGTGCAAAGAATGGGGCCAAGGGAAATGCAGACACAAATATTGTTACAAAACCGTATTGCAAGACCATTTCCAAGTATTCGGGAAATAGACTTCGCGGTCCCCAATCTAAGAGTTTAAAATCACGCATCCAGCGTTCACCTTTTGCTTTATCCGGATTGGGAGTATTGTTAAAGAGACGCGAGAGGCCAACCTGAATGGCCAAAACTTTGCGCCAGAACATTGGTAAATAAACTTCTAAAATTGTATTGAATGCTTGCTTTCCTATCATAATAATGGCCAATTGTATGCAAAGCTCAGTCAAACATCCACCGGAAGAACACTGCAATAAATAAAGAGTTTtggtttattaaaaaataatcaaaCATTCGCTTTCCCCTTACCTCTTCTTGACGATAATCAAAGAGCTTATTATATTGCCCTGGATGACCAACGAATTTGCCTTTAAAGAAGGCTATATAAAATATGGAAGCATAATAGTTAACAAATtgcaataaatatattttgagtGTGAGTGAGTCATCAAATTGGGTTTGAGTTCGCCACATTTCCAGCTCTGTTAGATATTCGGCCAAAATATTGTACATCTAGAAGTAAAAATAACGAGGATAAGACCAATAACAGATTCAGATTCGTGTACTTACATAATTGAGTACATAGAGCAAACATAAATTAACAAAGGCAGCCGATGCAGTGGCCACAACAATGGCATTAGAGGTGGTCATTGGGACAGAGCCCACTTTAAGAGCAGCCATCATAGACATACGATAGACTACAACAGCGAGTAAAGCAACAAATGCTAGTGCAATTAAAAGTAAAACTacggaaaaactaaaaaccgTAGCCGGTAATTTCATACGCCAAAATGGTACAGTCGGTTCCTTCATATTTGTCACATAATCAGTTCGAGTCGGTGGTATATGCTCTAATCGTGCCAAATACTGTGGTCTTGGATGCTCTTCATGTACATCGAATCCAGTTAAATCCCAGCGATGGGTTATTTCGGCCGAATAGCGTTTCCACAGTTCCAAGAATAGTGCTGCCCAAAAGGACATGAACACGGCAAAGAATATGGTACTTGGATTATCAATTAAATAAgttatttttgcataattgCACGTCTCTTTTAAATCCCAAAATTTACACCAATCACATAGAGGACACATTGTAATATTTGTATTCGTCCGTAGGCAAATATCTTTACTGCaaataaaataagataattattttatcaatttggtaaatatttagtATACTCAACTTACACTGGTACATAATTCTTAAGGGAGAGCCAAGAATACATAAAGCATATTACTCCGACGACTGAAGCCAGAAGCAACATGTACGTATAATAGCCCAACCAGGCAAAGTAAAGACCTAAACAACAAATTCATCATAATTAATAGAAAATCACGATGGGAATTTATTTGTACGTTACCTATTTTAACTCCAAAATATTCCTTAATATCATCCAATGGTTGATAACGATACCATTTGGAAACCGATGCCCAGTGTTTATAGAGTATTTCTCTTGTGGTTCCTGGTTCGCTAATCTCTCcctttttaaatgaaataatatatataaatttggcAATTTTTCACCATAATGTTTGTCAAAGGTCACTCACATCATGCAAGGGATATGCTGAAACATAAACACCCTCGGCAATCAGGCGCTCAATACCAAAAGCCATGTCATTGTGACCCTTTGAAGGAAAACGTTGACGATCCAATATAAATTCCACTATACGAGATCGAACTGCTGTGGTGAAGAAACAATCTTGACGGATATCGAAACTGGAAAAGGGTAAAGTTTTGCCATTAGCATTTGTATTgtataatttgaaaatataaagcaACTTACAGATATTCTTTATCTCGACTATAGATGGCAGTGAAACGATGTGCTCGTTTTGGAAAATAACGTTCATCTACATAAATATTACGTAGGAAAAATTGGCAAACGGATTTCAGACTAGAAAATACACTTTTTGTTGAACGATTTACCACAGAGATGCCAGGAATCTAGAAAATAAGGATATTTCcattaatataatataaatagaGTAGATAAATAAAGCTTGTAATTTTCTAATTATGAGTaactataaataatttaaaggcattaattattttaatttcgcACATTTGTCCAAATTTAACAACTTTTGCAAGCGGATTTTTACAGCagatttattaattaattaattgaaaatgacTTTTGTGCAGACCTTCTTGGACAAATAATGTGCCGCATTGTGTAGACGATTTGATCTTTCGTGTATACGCACACTACAAAATGACTAAAAGAATATAAATTAAGAATAACATTAACGAAAAATTCGAAAGTCTGACTTCAGTACCTCAAGAACCACTTGAAATGTAACTTAATCATAGTTATCTTACCTCTTTCATTGGCATGCGTAGCTTAAGTATCTCCGCATAGCGACGTAATACCTCCAATGGGGCATGGATCTATAATAATGTAAAAaatagtaattaattaaactaaatctttgctttttacatTCAATAACTTTACCTTAACAAAATAGATTTGCTCTTTTTGGCTGTACTCCACTTCTAGGCCCTGATTTAGAAGATTTGTTTCGAAGACGCGTCTCTTTTCAATATTCTCCTGTTCAGTCGGTTCATGGGCATTGACTGTATAGGCTAGCACAAAGTCAATAGAGCGTACACAATCCGCAAAAAAGAGCGATGTATTCAACTCGGATCTTTGATAGAATTCCCTAGGACAACTGCATTCACGTTCATCGTAGACGGGAGCATCGCCATCACCATCGCCTTCGCCATTTTGATCCTCCGCCAAAGTTCCTGCAGATTTCTCACTTGCCATTGGTAATAATGGCGTGGAAATGGTAGAATTCGTATGATGATTATCTACCTTGCCGTTGGGTAAGGACCCGCCCTCTGGCAGCTGTAAAGTTGAGGCGCTGCTATCGTTGTAATTATGACTGTGAAAGAGAAAAAGGAATGTTTATTAGAAGGAGCAAAACTCATTACATGAATCCCCGGAGAGCGGAAAAGGTTTTATATCACCTACAGCTGGATACCGACGCCAGTCATCCTGTCATGTTAGAAGCTCGTAATGGGAAACATAAACACGATAATTCACTTTGGCACTTTTACTTAGATTGTATTTAAAAGGGGGTCTATTAAATTAAAGCTTTAATGAGCTTTAATTCTATATGTCTAATCGTAAGTGAAACGTAAATGAAACAATATAAAATGGTTTTTCATGTTTAATAAtagaacattttttaattacattGGAGAGTAAAACTGTTCAAGTAACATTTACAATTGATAAAAATGTTGACTAATTCCTGTTTGCAAAAGTAAAATAACCAACTACGCTCATGCTTACttcataaatatatacagCTGTGTTCAAAAATATAGTAGCGCATCACCTTGcaacatttaaattaatttttcgacatgttaagcattaaaaattaaatgtttttttcatattcttcAAAGAATGGGATATAAAGATGAGAATAGGATAAGATTCCGtttgttttatattgttttttataatttttttatgacttttgccAAATACACCAAAAAGTGCCTGTTCATAATTATAGTAGTGGTTACAAaggaggcaaaaaaaaaacagtttaatttaattcaaaagtgaTTTTTTGAGTTCTTCTCACTTAATAATGTCTAATACTTTGTTGTATagccttttttttaaataccgACATCGCATCGGCGGATCATCGAACCGATAAGGTCCTGCCAAGGGTTCAAGGGCATTTGCGACCATGCTTTTGAACTATTTGCCAAAGCCCAGTTTTTTTTGATGGATTTGATGTTGCCACAACCCGCCTAACATCTCCCCATAAGGTCTTGATCGGATTAAGATCTGGGGACTGAGGTGGCCTTAACATAACATCGATATTTTGGATGCAAACCAATCTTTCTGGTATGTTTCGGATCGTTATCCTGTTGAAATGTCCATTTTATAGTCATTTCCCAACTGGAACATGGTAGCATTGTATTTCCTAATATATCTACATAAACATATCTATCCATAATTCCGTTTCCCACATGGGTAGGGCCAGCGAAGTTGTAAGAAAAGCATGCAATTATCATTATGCATATGCCACGATGCCTAATTGTTGTTTTGGGTGTACCTAGGATTATTTTCGGATTgcaaaatagttttatttgaCGAGAAAGGCTCTAGGAAGTATGTACGACGTTCACCAAACACCTAATATAATCCTAGGTACACCCAAAACAACAATTAGGCATCGTGGCATATGCATAATGATAATTGCATGCTTTTCTTACAACTTCGCTGGCCCTACCCATGTGGGAAACGGAATTATGGATAGATATGTTTATGTAGATATATTAGGAAATACAATGCTACCATGTTCCAGTTGGGAAATGACTATAAAATGGACATTTCAACAGGATAACGATCCGAAACATACCAGAAAGATTGGTTTGCATCCAAAATATCGATGTTATGTTAAGGCCACCTCAGTCCCCAGATCTTAATCCGATCAAGACCTTATGGGGAGATGTTAGGCGGGTTGTGGCAACATCAAATCCATCAAAAAAAACTGGGCTTTGGCAAATAGTTCAAAAGCATGGTCGCAAATGCCCTTGAACCCTTGGCAGGACCTTATCGGTTCGATGATCCGCCGATGCGATGTcggtatttaaaaaaaaggctATACAACAAAGTATTAGACATTATTAAGTGAGAAGAACTCAAAAAAtcacttttgaattaaattaaactgttttttttttgcctcctTTGTAACCACTACTATAATTATGAACAGGCACTTTTTGGTGTATTTggcaaaagtcataaaaaaattataaaaaacaatataaaacaaaCGGAATCTTATCCTATTCTCATCTTTATATCCCATTCTTTgaagaatatgaaaaaaacatttaatttttaatgcttaacatgtcgaaaaattaatttaaatgttgCAAGGTGATGCGCTACTATATTTTTGAACACAActgtatatacacatacaaatagGTCAGGTCTTTGGGGCATGATTGTGGCAAATAATAAGTTCTGCCTCCATTTTCTCTACCCATTCGAAATGAAGGCTTACACAGTATTTTGCACTTTGTTAATCTTTCAAGAACTTCACAATCAGCAGTTCCTTAAACACATGCTAAATATGTAAACACAtcaatgaagaaaaaaaatatattatttacttGTGAAAAACATTTTAGCTAAATAATTTCTCGAGCAATTTGAAAGTAATATTCGATTCCTGAGATTTCAATCTCTTAAAATGCATCTACAAAAAGTAAGGAATTTGAAATGAATCATTATTATGCAAGCGTAGTATGCATCAGCttttgaatataaaataaatgagTAATTTTTAGAATAAACTATGGAACTAGTGGAAACTGGTTAAATGACATTTCAGAttatatttttacaaaataataatactgGAAGGTCAGGCCCTGATAAGCCCAAAACCATTATAAAGGAAAGATGAAAAGCAAACCAAGTggcaaaattaaatttgcttATCACATTTTCACATTAATCACTTGATAATGCAACTCTGAAACCATTAAAAGTATTCAGAACGAACACAAGAGTCTGTAAACATTCAATTTTCTGGTGATAATACAAAACTGAAAccttatttatatttataaaacatttgttgGAACTCCGAAGAAGCAAATGGATCGTGTTACTACATCGTAGTGTTCTATTATcatttgtttctgttttcatCACATAATACTTGGGATATCACAATTCTAACTTGATTCCATATTAATATAGCTATTCTATAGCTACTGAATAGTATGCTTAAGTTTGAATAAAGAACAAACATGTTTAATATTAATAGTCAATCTACGGTTCTCTTTTTTTCAGGCCTTTTTCTTCATAGGcctcacacacaaacaataACCTTCCGGTTTCTCTCAAACATAATTAACTTAAaacctaataaacaaaaaattatgaagAAACATTTACCCACAATTCGTTAAAgagcccacacacacacactcgcacacacaaaTATTTCGACCTTGCGGGAGACACATGTGTGCATGAATAATACAttagaaagagatagagaaattaagtttattaaacattttctttAGCATTGAAAGCTTTTCacccaaaaacgaaaaacttgTCAACCAAAATTTtgcaaagatttttttttttttgtgttgccttATATAATTTTAAGAGGAAAACAATGATCTTAATACTTTAAGCACACAAAGAGAAGATCCAATGGATTGTTTTCGATGATTCAGAGCACAAATTGGTTGGGTATTTACCCGTCCAAGTAATAATGAAACTTGTTTTAAGGCCAATATAAAGAGACTTTATTGTATTTTAGCTTTCACTGGTGCAACATACCAagaatattataatatatttcacatttcactgataaactttataataaatataaatggtTGCAATTTCCTATCTATTTTAGATGAGATCTTGGTCCAAGCGTTAAAGGCCTCCAACTCTGATTAGCCACGACAACAAACTGAATCCACACAAAAGAGCAAAAATCATATTTCCATTTGCCGGGCTACCTCAGTCAGCTGTTTTTGGCGTCTCATTGTCGGAAGAGCACGGCACAataagagacagagagagagcgcaCTTGTTGAATTGCTCTTTGGGTAGCACATGGCAGGTACATGAATTATACACCATCATAAAGTACTATATAAACAGACTCTGACTGATCATTATGAACGTCAATTTTTTCTGACTAGGCACAAAGATAATTCTGTTGTTAGTTCTCTATAATATTTCCAATAACAATTGTTGTATATAATGAAAAAggtacatacacatataatttcattaattataattagaGTAGTTATCTTAAATCCTAATGCTTGTTGTTGACCCGGCTTTCAcaatatttatagctaaagGTTAGTGTTTGTCTGTGAGGATTTTATCAATAATGGGtgattaaattgaaattaaatgtaaTATGGGACTGTTTGTGACACCAAGATCAGATTTCCATTACTCGTTTTATAGCTTCTGATGTATTTATAAAGGTTTAAAGATTACAGACgcttaattatataaatagtATTATTTTGTTGACTCTTATATTTCTTAactaaatttttcttttattgtttataGCTTCGACCTGCGTTTTACTCAAATATTGTATCAGTTCTTAGATAACTTTTCTTGCTCCAAAGGTGTTAATGATCAACATAAAACGATAGATAACATAAACTCACTTTAAAAAAACACCCTGTAGTCCAAACAGAAAACCAAACAGACaactaaacaaaaatgtaattaaCTTTAATGGGTATTTCCTCAGCTCCCCAGTACAATTACAACtacaatatgtatttgatCAATTCCACTTACCTTTCCGCGAAATGTGCTCTTTTATCATTTAAACTAAGTGACTCATTGGATGATGTTGCCCGCTCTTGGTGAATAAATCGAGTCATAGCATCTCCAGCGCTCTCAAAGATGCTTTCGTTATTAATTAGCTTATCGGTTAATCCGGCGCGTTTTATCATTTCCATGTCATATGGAGCCAATGGAGCGGTATATGGCGGTTCCAGCGGCTCCAGATCTTCTTCTGATTGTGCTGGGCGCTGTGCCGATGATGATGGAGCGGATGTCAGCTTTGCTTCCAGTTTGTGttcatcgtcgtcgtctgaTTTGTCTAAATTTagcattttcttttatattgacTAACTTGTTTACTTTCACGCAGATATtgcttgtgtgtgtattaAGAGAACTGCCAAAAAAAAGCACCGAAATCTGCGCGCACTTTCTCCTTGCCACGCATAATGACCCCACAAATTATTCCATTTCAAGCTTCatcctttttgttttgattgcaatttcctttttttgttttggtccTGAAATCCTTACTCCTTTTAAGCTACTTTTTGTGCCAACGAATAACGGTCCCTTGCTACAACTTacaattttgttctttttatataattaactGGGTTCCTATCTATTAATAATGGCTGATTTTAAGATCTCGAGGTAAATTATTGACTTTAATCCAAGCTcgttcttttatttattatttccaaACACGATAAGCaatattttctattaatttacaacaaaatCGGCGCTTCGACCACCCGCACAACaccgaaaaacaacaacaacagcggcGAATTTTA is a window encoding:
- the LOC26529424 gene encoding uncharacterized protein LOC26529424, with product MKYFACLNLRSMGLSIACLDIVIALSILGICSYHLYLDFLDLSQWQQNDVQIMSPFGTFIATLVDYVLVHEFSQAFYMIVTLTIWIKALINLVVASIMIDGIKKQRLICIAPWLINSCISMLIEIAIFVSLEIKIDDLDASVDRRIARSVIFGVFLVLNALFAYGIYALYRLMKSSTNENRALQESIVETSGMFQHVKV
- the LOC6647158 gene encoding anoctamin-1 isoform X2, translating into MLNLDKSDDDDEHKLEAKLTSAPSSSAQRPAQSEEDLEPLEPPYTAPLAPYDMEMIKRAGLTDKLINNESIFESAGDAMTRFIHQERATSSNESLSLNDKRAHFAESHNYNDSSASTLQLPEGGSLPNGKVDNHHTNSTISTPLLPMASEKSAGTLAEDQNGEGDGDGDAPVYDERECSCPREFYQRSELNTSLFFADCVRSIDFVLAYTVNAHEPTEQENIEKRRVFETNLLNQGLEVEYSQKEQIYFVKIHAPLEVLRRYAEILKLRMPMKEIPGISVVNRSTKSVFSSLKSVCQFFLRNIYVDERYFPKRAHRFTAIYSRDKEYLFDIRQDCFFTTAVRSRIVEFILDRQRFPSKGHNDMAFGIERLIAEGVYVSAYPLHDGEISEPGTTREILYKHWASVSKWYRYQPLDDIKEYFGVKIGLYFAWLGYYTYMLLLASVVGVICFMYSWLSLKNYVPVKDICLRTNTNITMCPLCDWCKFWDLKETCNYAKITYLIDNPSTIFFAVFMSFWAALFLELWKRYSAEITHRWDLTGFDVHEEHPRPQYLARLEHIPPTRTDYVTNMKEPTVPFWRMKLPATVFSFSVVLLLIALAFVALLAVVVYRMSMMAALKVGSVPMTTSNAIVVATASAAFVNLCLLYVLNYMYNILAEYLTELEMWRTQTQFDDSLTLKIYLLQFVNYYASIFYIAFFKGKFVGHPGQYNKLFDYRQEECSSGGCLTELCIQLAIIMIGKQAFNTILEVYLPMFWRKVLAIQVGLSRLFNNTPNPDKAKGERWMRDFKLLDWGPRSLFPEYLEMVLQYGFVTIFVSAFPLAPFFALLNNILEMRLDAKKLLTHHKRPVSQRVRDIGVWYRILDCIGKLSVITNGFIIAFTSDMIPRLVYRNYVSKDGTLNGYLDFTLSEFKISDSPTLRSLAGDGANITTCSYTDFRLPPSSPDKYTLSNMFYIILACRLGFVVVFENFVALVMIFVRWCIPDMSVELRDQIRREVYVTNEIIIDQEAHRARTERFKRSSSVLPSHRDQDTMDAASVHEPNAKFINIEKLLSADLTQIEMDTIIHGENTNTGISGADC
- the LOC6647158 gene encoding anoctamin-1 isoform X1 yields the protein MLNLDKSDDDDEHKLEAKLTSAPSSSAQRPAQSEEDLEPLEPPYTAPLAPYDMEMIKRAGLTDKLINNESIFESAGDAMTRFIHQERATSSNESLSLNDKRAHFAESHNYNDSSASTLQLPEGGSLPNGKVDNHHTNSTISTPLLPMASEKSAGTLAEDQNGEGDGDGDAPVYDERECSCPREFYQRSELNTSLFFADCVRSIDFVLAYTVNAHEPTEQENIEKRRVFETNLLNQGLEVEYSQKEQIYFVKIHAPLEVLRRYAEILKLRMPMKESFCSVRIHERSNRLHNAAHYLSKKIPGISVVNRSTKSVFSSLKSVCQFFLRNIYVDERYFPKRAHRFTAIYSRDKEYLFDIRQDCFFTTAVRSRIVEFILDRQRFPSKGHNDMAFGIERLIAEGVYVSAYPLHDGEISEPGTTREILYKHWASVSKWYRYQPLDDIKEYFGVKIGLYFAWLGYYTYMLLLASVVGVICFMYSWLSLKNYVPVKDICLRTNTNITMCPLCDWCKFWDLKETCNYAKITYLIDNPSTIFFAVFMSFWAALFLELWKRYSAEITHRWDLTGFDVHEEHPRPQYLARLEHIPPTRTDYVTNMKEPTVPFWRMKLPATVFSFSVVLLLIALAFVALLAVVVYRMSMMAALKVGSVPMTTSNAIVVATASAAFVNLCLLYVLNYMYNILAEYLTELEMWRTQTQFDDSLTLKIYLLQFVNYYASIFYIAFFKGKFVGHPGQYNKLFDYRQEECSSGGCLTELCIQLAIIMIGKQAFNTILEVYLPMFWRKVLAIQVGLSRLFNNTPNPDKAKGERWMRDFKLLDWGPRSLFPEYLEMVLQYGFVTIFVSAFPLAPFFALLNNILEMRLDAKKLLTHHKRPVSQRVRDIGVWYRILDCIGKLSVITNGFIIAFTSDMIPRLVYRNYVSKDGTLNGYLDFTLSEFKISDSPTLRSLAGDGANITTCSYTDFRLPPSSPDKYTLSNMFYIILACRLGFVVVFENFVALVMIFVRWCIPDMSVELRDQIRREVYVTNEIIIDQEAHRARTERFKRSSSVLPSHRDQDTMDAASVHEPNAKFINIEKLLSADLTQIEMDTIIHGENTNTGISGADC